The following are encoded together in the Xiphophorus hellerii strain 12219 chromosome 3, Xiphophorus_hellerii-4.1, whole genome shotgun sequence genome:
- the LOC116716870 gene encoding semaphorin-4B-like: MASSLALLFLSLLGSTCALLPPRISFLLNSPERPLVHFNLTDVSNTATLLLSNDSSTLYIGARNAILLLNVSQSDVISLRHKVTWSPSKVDRGDCAYKVQDPKVDCQNFVHVVQRVNSTHLYVCGSNAYNPQQAFIDMELLSVVQQDEARGRCPFSPFERSSAVIIDQELFAATTTDFKGKNPQISRFLSKDGRPDISLDSSISLLEDPRFVSVSVDPAGQKLYFFFSEIGKEFSFVDQIQIPRVAQVCKDDVGGQRILQKKWTSFAKSALLCQPPEQPPFNILEDMFTLQPPEGADASETLFYGVFTSQWSRRPESAVCTFKLKDIRDVFAGTFKTLEKGTYQLKPPAGRQYLGQCGLSNSSDSELSEVKMNYLTDRNVKPVGPVFVFPEQKYSRVVVMKTTAANSQQYNVLFLLTESGFLHKAVPSDQDLRVIEEIQVFREPQQVKSMILSSSKGLVYLGTSEGVTAVPVAQCLSYRSCRQCILARDPLCGWSQTRRTCTGLDGAGDSVVQSLDSIKGDECQPAERILQHHDVFVQLNEVVTLQCVKPSNLATLRWSFADAAVQSDRLFIQAANGSLRFLASAGTFGIYRCQAEEDGLMEVVASYNVRQASSPRHLSKVNRDPVTPGPEKRSVETEDPAVIPVSDAPEDETFITNDSDAEERVTQAKGDAFSVQEIVPTSRKDSRSMKNPAEEAPTQRSYHSELVVVSLLLAACVLILALGAVRIWRRRSVGSRSDRLPSADDGTKTNTSMEIQSLSAAEDAGPDQTIIP; the protein is encoded by the exons ATGGCCTCTTCGCtcgccctcctcttcctcagcctgCTGGGCTCCACGTGCGCTCTTCTTCCTCCTCGGATCTCCTTCCTGCTCA ATTCACCAGAAAGACCTTTGGTTCACTTCAACCTCACAGACGTCAGCAACACCGCCACACTGTTGCTTAGCAACGACAGCTCCACCCTTTACATCGGAGCTAGAAATGCCATCCTCTTACTGAATGTCAGCcagagtgatgtcatcagcctGAGGCATAAG GTGACATGGAGTCCATCCAAGGTCGACAGAGGAGACTGTGCGTACAAAGTGCAGGATCCAAAG GTTGACTGTCAAAACTTTGTCCATGTTGTTCAGAGAGTAAACTCCACCCACCTGTACGTCTGCGGCAGCAACGCCTACAACCCTCAGCAAGCCTTCATC GACATGGAGCTTCTGTCGGTGGTCCAGCAGGACGAAGCTAGAGGGCGCTGTCCGTTCAGTCCTTTTGAACGGAGCTCTGCAGTCATCATTG ACCAGGAACTCTTTGCTGCCACAACCACCGACTTCAAGGGAAAAAACCCACAAATTTCACGATTCctcagtaaagatggccgcccaGACATCAGCCTGGACTCCTCCATCAGTTTACTTGAGG ATCCAAGATTTGTGAGCGTGTCAGTGGACCCGGCGGGACAGAAACTCTacttcttcttttctgaaaTCGGGAAGGAGTTCAGCTTCGTCGACCAGATTCAGATTCCCAGAGTGGCTCAAGTCTGCAAG GACGACGTTGGAGGACAGAGGATTCTGCAGAAGAAGTGGACATCCTTTGCCAAGTCTGCTCTGCTCTGCCAGCCTCCAGAACAGCCTCCCTTCAACATCCTGGAGGATATGTTCACCCTGcagccaccagagggcgccgaCGCCTCAGAAACACTGTTTTATGGCGTCTTCACCTCCCAGTG GTCCAGGCGGCCCGAGTCTGCAGTTTGCACCTTTAAGCTGAAGGACATCCGAGACGTTTTTGCTGGAACCTTTAAGACCCTGGAGAAGGGAACGTACCAACTGAAACCCCCAGCAGGACGACAATACCTGGGACAG TGCGGCCTCTCAAACTCCTCCGACTCTGAGCTTTCTGAGGTGAAGATGAACTACCTGACCGACAGGAACGTGAAACCAGTTGgaccagtttttgtttttcctgagcAGAAATACAGTCGTGTGGTCGTAATGAAGACAACGGCGGCCAACAGCCAACAGTACAACGTCCTGTTTCTCCTGACCG AGTCCGGGTTCCTCCACAAGGCGGTTCCTTCGGATCAGGACCTTCGAGTCATTGAGGAGATCCAAGTGTTCAGGGAACCTCAGCAGGTCAAAAGCATGATCCTGTCTTCCTCCAAG gGACTCGTGTATTTGGGAACGTCTGAGGGAGTGACAGCGGTACCTGTGGCCCAGTGTCTGAGCTACCGGAGCTGCAGGCAGTGCATCCTGGCCAGGGATCCGCTGTGTGGCTGGAGTCAGACCCGCAGAACCTGCACGGGTCTGGACGGCGCCGGCGACAGCGT AGTTCAAAGCCTGGACAGCATCAAGGGGGACGAATGTCAGCCGGCAGAGCGGATCCTGCAGCACCACG ACGTCTTTGTCCAGCTGAACGAAGTCGTGACTCTTCAGTGTGTGAAGCCATCTAACCTCGCCACGCTGCGCTGGAGCTTCGCCGACGCCGCGGTTCAATCGGACCGGCTCTTCATCCAGGCAGCGAACGGCAGCCTCCGCTTCCTGGCCTCCGCTGGGACCTTCGGGATTTACCGTTGCCAGGCGGAGGAAGACGGACTCATGGAAGTGGTGGCGAGCTACAACGTCCGGCAAGCGTCCAGTCCTCGGCATCTGTCCAAGGTCAACCGGGATCCGGTGACCCCGGGCCCGGAGAAGAGGTCTGTTGAGACCGAGGATCCGGCTGTGATCCCGGTTTCAGACGCACCAGAGGATGAAACCTTCATCACCAACGATTCCGACGCAGAGGAGCGCGTGACTCAGGCTAAAGGTGATGCGTTTTCCGTCCAGGAAATAGTCCCGACCTCCAGGAAGGACAGCCGGTCCATGAAGAACCCGGCTGAGGAGGCACCGACCCAGAGGAGCTACCACAGCGAGCTGGTGGTGGTGTCCCTGCTGCTGGCCGCCTGCGTCCTGATCCTGGCGCTTGGCGCCGTCCGCATCTGGAGGCGGCGGAGCGTCGGCTCCAGGTCCGACCGGCTGCCGTCCGCAGACGAcggaaccaaaacaaacacgtcCATGGAGATCCAGTCACTGAGCGCCGCAGAGGACGCGGGTCCGGACCAAACCATCATCCCGTGA